A DNA window from Drosophila sechellia strain sech25 chromosome X, ASM438219v1, whole genome shotgun sequence contains the following coding sequences:
- the LOC6617467 gene encoding lysophosphatidylcholine acyltransferase yields the protein MTTSTIKPTGGEEVPPAGVVGDVADVGVAASLTKRDSQEDTWASKGYNYINPFVHRIEIDSHIEVAKIYVLTVLLLPIRVVGCVLSLISAWMFACIGLYGMTLDDLKAKPLTGWRKQMQCMTARGMRMVYTFGSFHYVTMKGRAATAKEAPILVVAPHSSYVDSILVVASGPPSIVAKRETADIPLLGKIINYAQPIYVQREDPNSRQNTIRDIVDRARSTDDWPQVVIFAEGTCTNRTALIKFKPGAFYPGVPVQPVLLKYPNKYDTFTWTWDGPGVLRLLWLTMTQFYNRCEIEYLPVYTPSEDEVADANLYANNVREVMAKALGVPTSDYSFEDVIVMSRARDMKIPFPGDIVEIERTMEKLGLIESQRDAELCKGFLRLANTDRLDIITFGELLQVDLKNTHLHKLFALLDHRRAGTVSLKSFLLCSLFCKLKNSDLLTFLRALIHLYSESSQQIDRESFVRLMRHAGGKLNEQKAQALFYALDTDNLGYVSFDSFVELTEKQKSSYKFLYHKSEHIRRPKAVVTTAEN from the exons ATGACAACGTCGACAATTAAGCCAACGGGCGGCGAGGAAGTTCCGCCGGCGGGGGTGGTGGGCGATGTCGCTGATGTGGGAGTGGCCGCCAGTTTGACGAAACGGGACTCTCAGGAGGATACGTGGGCATCCAAGGGGTACAACTACATAAATCCGTTTGTCCATCGCATCGAAATCGACAGTCACATAGAGGTGGCCAAG ATCTATGTGCTGACAGTTCTGCTCCTGCCCATCCGTGTGGTGGGCTGCGTCCTCTCTCTAATCTCCGCGTGGATGTTCGCCTGCATTGGACTCTATGGAATGACCCTGGATGATCTCAAAGCGAAACCCCTCACCGGCTGGCGGAA ACAAATGCAATGCATGACGGCCCGTGGGATGCGCATGGTGTACACCTTCGGATCGTTCCACTATGTGACCATGAAGGGTCGAGCGGCGACGGCGAAGGAGGCACCCATTCTGGTGGTGGCACCGCACTCCTCCTACGTGGACTCCATCCTGGTCGTGGCCAGTGGCCCGCCCTCGATAGTGGCCAAGCGGGAGACGGCGGACATACCGCTGCTCGGAAAGATCATCAACTATGCCCAGCCCATCTATGTGCAGCGCGAGGATCCCAATTCGCGCCAGAACACCATACGTGACATTGTCGACCGAGCCCGCTCCACAGACGACTGGCCACAGGTGGTCATCTTCGCCGAGGGCACCTGCACCAATCGCACGGCTCTGATTAAGTTCAAACCGGGCGCATTCTATCCGGGTGTGCCCGTCCAGCCGGTGCTCCTTAAGTATCCAAATAAATATGACACTTTCACATGGACCTGGGACGGACCGGGAGT ATTACGACTTCTCTGGCTGACGATGACGCAGTTCTATAACCGCTGCGAGATCGAATATCTGCCTGTGTACACACCATCAGAGGACGAGGTGGCTGATGCCAATCTGTATGCCAACAATGTGCGCGAGGTGATGGCCAA GGCCTTGGGTGTGCCCACCTCGGATTATTCGTTTGAGGATGTGATTGTGATGAGTCGTGCCCGCGACATGAAGATTCCCTTTCCTGGCGACATCGTCGAGATCGAGCGCACCATGGAGAAGCTGGGCCTGATCGAGAGCCAACGGGACGCGGAGCTGTGCAAGGGCTTCCTTCGGTTAGCCAACACGGATAGGTTGGACATCATCACGTTTGGCGAGCTGCTCCAGGTGGATCTAAAGAACACCCATCTGCACAAGCTGTTTGCCCTGCTCGATCAC CGACGGGCGGGCACAGTGAGTTTAAAAAGCTTCCTGCTTTGCTCCCTCTTCTGCAAACTGAAGAATTCCGATCTTCTGACTTTCCTGCGTGCCCTCATCCAT CTCTACAGCGAATCCAGTCAGCAAATCGACAGGGAAAGCTTTGTACGATTAATGAGACACGCTGGCGGCAAGCTAAATGAACAAAAGGCCCAGGCGCTCTTCTATGCTCTGGATACCGACAACCTGGGCTACGTATCCTTCG ATTCCTTTGTGGAGCTCACGGAGAAGCAGAAATCGAGCTATAAATTCCTGTATCACAAATCGGAGCACATACGGCGACCGAAGGCAGTCGTCACAACGGCCGAGAACTGA
- the LOC116802353 gene encoding transmembrane protein 256 homolog, with product MSMAETLDYLILGNPFSQIVIASANAVLESIGLEDWKMPVEDSVVALHPSAQSYMRSHSSLYCLAGYHYHFMRLAGIGGASAIFMSAYCKYVLRDIESIREQLDSQAFADVANRIHFLHSFALMAMPLAHYPFLTGTLMITGTLAFSGSMYYRALTGEKWMQPYATLGGFCLMAAWLSLVL from the coding sequence ATGTCAATGGCCGAAACGCTGGACTATCTTATCCTGGGCAATCCATTCAGTCAGATTGTCATCGCGTCGGCGAACGCCGTCTTGGAGAGCATCGGACTGGAGGATTGGAAAATGCCAGTGGAGGATTCCGTCGTGGCACTGCATCCTTCGGCGCAATCGTATATGCGTTCGCATAGCTCACTGTACTGCCTCGCCGGATATCATTACCATTTTATGCGGCTAGCCGGGATCGGCGGCGCATCGGCCATCTTTATGAGTGCCTACTGCAAGTATGTGCTGCGGGACATCGAAAGCATCAGGGAGCAACTGGACTCGCAGGCATTTGCCGATGTGGCCAATCGCATCCACTTCCTGCACTCCTTTGCCCTGATGGCCATGCCCCTGGCCCATTATCCATTCCTCACCGGCACCCTGATGATCACCGGGACCCTCGCCTTCAGCGGCTCCATGTACTATCGCGCCCTAACGGGTGAGAAATGGATGCAGCCGTATGCCACACTGGGAGGATTCTGCCTGATGGCCGCCTGGTTGTCATTGGTGCTATAG
- the LOC6617468 gene encoding hexokinase type 2 translates to MDRELNGAMKSVSINSAQLNGHNNGGGLDETDRVGVAQGAALSASEKITTTTAAATKSATATTNGTTATATTTNLTTHSPQQIALLSAAEKSKMVHELCQQLLLTDEQVQELCYRILHELRRGLAKDTHPKANVKCFVTYVQDLPNGNERGKFLALDLGGTNFRVLLIHLQENNDFQMESRIYAIPQHIMIGSGTQLFDHIAECLSNFMAEHNVYKERLPLGFTFSFPLRQLGLTKGLLETWTKGFNCAGVVNEDVVQLLKDAIARRGDVQIDVCAILNDTTGTLMSCAWKNHNCKIGLIVGTGANACYMERVEEAELFAAEDPRKKHVLINTEWGAFGDNGALDFVRTEFDRDIDVHSINPGKQTFEKMISGMYMGELVRLVLVKMTQAGILFNGQDSEVLNTRGLFFTKYVSEIEADEPGNFTNCRLVLEELGLTNATDGDCANVRYICECVSKRAAHLVSAGIATLINKMDEPTVTVGVDGSVYRFHPKFHNLMVEKISQLIKPGITFDLMLSEDGSGRGAALVAAVACREDILNGKK, encoded by the coding sequence ATGGATCGGGAGCTGAACGGGGCGATGAAGAGCGTGTCCATAAATAGCGCCCAACTGAATGGTCACAATAACGGTGGCGGGCTAGATGAAACGGAccgcgtgggcgtggcacaggGGGCGGCACTGAGTGCATCAgagaaaataacaacaacgaCGGCGGCAGCTACAAAATcagcgacagcgaccacaaaTGGAACCACAGCAACAGCCACAACCACAAATCTTACAACTCACAGCCCGCAGCAAATTGCACTCTTATCCGCTGCAGAGAAAAGTAAGATGGTGCACGAGTTATGTCAGCAGCTGCTTCTAACGGACGAACAGGTGCAGGAGCTGTGCTACCGCATCCTGCACGAGCTGCGCCGCGGCCTGGCCAAGGATACGCATCCCAAGGCGAATGTCAAGTGCTTCGTAACATATGTGCAGGATCTACCCAATGGCAATGAGCGTGGCAAGTTCCTGGCCTTGGATCTTGGTGGCACCAACTTCCGGGTGCTGCTCATCCATCTGCAGGAGAACAACGATTTCCAAATGGAGTCCCGCATCTATGCCATACCGCAGCACATTATGATTGGATCGGGTACGCAGCTATTCGATCACATCGCCGAATGTCTGTCCAACTTTATGGCCGAGCACAATGTGTACAAGGAGCGTTTGCCACTCGGTTTCACCTTCTCGTTCCCGCTGCGCCAATTGGGTCTGACCAAGGGCCTGCTGGAGACCTGGACCAAGGGCTTCAACTGCGCCGGCGTCGTCAACGAGGATGTTGTCCAGCTGCTGAAGGATGCCATCGCACGGCGCGGCGATGTCCAGATCGATGTGTGTGCCATACTCAATGACACCACTGGCACGCTGATGAGCTGCGCCTGGAAGAATCACAACTGCAAGATCGGTCTGATTGTCGGCACCGGTGCAAATGCCTGCTATATGGAGCGGGTGGAGGAGGCGGAGCTCTTCGCCGCCGAGGATCCACGCAAGAAGCACGTCCTGATCAACACGGAATGGGGCGCATTCGGCGACAATGGCGCACTGGACTTTGTGCGCACCGAATTCGATCGAGACATCGATGTGCACAGCATCAATCCGGGCAAGCAGACGTTCGAGAAGATGATATCGGGCATGTATATGGGCGAGCTGGTGCGTCTGGTGCTGGTGAAGATGACCCAGGCGGGTATACTGTTCAATGGACAGGATTCCGAAGTGCTGAACACCCGCGGACTGTTCTTTACCAAGTATGTGAGCGAAATTGAAGCGGACGAGCCAGGCAACTTCACCAATTGCCGCCTGGTGCTGGAGGAGCTCGGTCTGACCAATGCCACCGACGGGGACTGCGCCAATGTACGGTACATCTGCGAGTGCGTCTCGAAACGGGCTGCCCACCTGGTGTCCGCCGGCATTGCCACGCTGATCAACAAAATGGACGAGCCAACGGTGACGGTGGGCGTCGATGGCAGTGTGTACCGCTTCCATCCCAAGTTCCATAACCTGATGGTCGAGAAGATTTCGCAGCTGATCAAGCCGGGCATCACCTTCGATCTGATGCTGTCCGAGGACGGTTCCGGTCGTGGAGCTGCCCTGGTGGCGGCCGTCGCCTGTCGCGAGGACATACTCAATGGCAAGAAGTAG